Proteins from a single region of Malaclemys terrapin pileata isolate rMalTer1 chromosome 25, rMalTer1.hap1, whole genome shotgun sequence:
- the LOC128829184 gene encoding myosin light chain kinase, smooth muscle-like isoform X2 — MSQGEGGGNKEALEYQDVTINTVAKASDLYTQLEKLGAGKFGLVYKLQEKATGKIRVGKYFRTRTPKEQEAACREVELMNLLHHPRLVQCLAAFQSRAELVMVMEYVAGGELFERIVDDDFEHTEPTSIQYMRQILEGIHYVHHQSIVHLDLKPENIVCVSTSSHWVKIIDFGLARRLDPKSPVKVMHGTPEFMAPEVIAFEPVGFTTDMWSIGVICYILLSGDSPFQGNSDMETLHNITAAQWEFDEETFSEISQEAKDFISQLLQKDSSCRLPSDQALAHPWLQKTEQSETKVLSKERMRRFLARQKWQKTGNAVVALRRMSRLAQKLDDVVTTPSAQEKGGWGEALWIHSLRSHLEGQGCSYENLDPGSCEASLLCTRPNFEGRRGKELLY, encoded by the exons TGGGAAGTTCGGGCTGGTTTACAAGCTGCAGGAGAAGGCCACTGGGAAGATCCGGGTGGGGAAATACTTCCGGACGCGGACCCCCAAGGAGCAGGAGGCAGCCTGTAGGGAGGTGGAGCTGATGAATCTGCTGCATCACCCCAGGCTGGTGCAGTGCCTTGCGGCCTTCCAGAGCCGGGCGGAGCTGGTGATGGTGATGGAATA CGTCGCAGGCGGGGAGCTCTTTGAGAGGATTGTGGATGACGACTTCGAGCACACGGAGCCCACCAGCATTCAGTACATGAGGCAGATCCTAGAGGGGATCCACTACGTCCATCACCAGAGCATCGTCCACCTGGACCTCAAACCCGAGAACATCGTCTGCGTCAGCACGAGCAGCCACTGGGTCAAAATCATCGACTTCGGCCTGGCACGGAGACTGG ATCCAAAGAGCCCCGTGAAGGTGATGCATGGCACCCCGGAGTTCATGGCCCCGGAAGTGATCGCCTTTGAGCCGGTGGGATTCACCACGGACATGTGGAGCATCGGCGTGATCTGCTACATCCT GCTGAGTGGGGactcccccttccaggggaacagTGACATGGAGACGCTGCACAACATCACGGCTGCCCAGTGGGAGTTTGACGAGGAGACCTTCTCAGAGATCTCCCAGGAGGCCAAGGACTTCATCAGCCAGCTACTGCAGAAAGACAGCAG CTGCCGGCTGCCCAGCGACCAGGCCCTCGCGCACCCCTGGCTGCAGAAGACTGAGCAGAGCGAGACGAAGGTTCTGTCCAAGGAGAGGATGAGGCGATTCCTGGCCCGCCAGAAGTGGCAG AAAACAGGCAACGCCGTGGTGGCCCTGCGGAGAATGTCCCGGCTGGCCCAAAAGCTGGATGATGTGGTGACCACCCCCAGTGCCCAGGAGAAGGGAG ggtggggagaggcactctggatccattcactgaggagccATCTGGAGGGACAGGGATGTTCTTATGAAAACttggatcctggttcctgtgAAGCCAGCCTGCTCTGCACCAGACCGAActttgaggggaggaggggaaaggaactactttattag
- the LOC128829184 gene encoding myosin light chain kinase, smooth muscle-like isoform X1, translating to MSQGEGGGNKEALEYQDVTINTVAKASDLYTQLEKLGAGKFGLVYKLQEKATGKIRVGKYFRTRTPKEQEAACREVELMNLLHHPRLVQCLAAFQSRAELVMVMEYVAGGELFERIVDDDFEHTEPTSIQYMRQILEGIHYVHHQSIVHLDLKPENIVCVSTSSHWVKIIDFGLARRLDPKSPVKVMHGTPEFMAPEVIAFEPVGFTTDMWSIGVICYILLSGDSPFQGNSDMETLHNITAAQWEFDEETFSEISQEAKDFISQLLQKDSSCRLPSDQALAHPWLQKTEQSETKVLSKERMRRFLARQKWQKTGNAVVALRRMSRLAQKLDDVVTTPSAQEKGGFPHPEVTWFWNDAPLQERPRLPIDEEENGSCSLAIARLSVEDTGHYVCRATSAVGEAECGARLMVQRGSNTQTPNAEEGPGTDQP from the exons TGGGAAGTTCGGGCTGGTTTACAAGCTGCAGGAGAAGGCCACTGGGAAGATCCGGGTGGGGAAATACTTCCGGACGCGGACCCCCAAGGAGCAGGAGGCAGCCTGTAGGGAGGTGGAGCTGATGAATCTGCTGCATCACCCCAGGCTGGTGCAGTGCCTTGCGGCCTTCCAGAGCCGGGCGGAGCTGGTGATGGTGATGGAATA CGTCGCAGGCGGGGAGCTCTTTGAGAGGATTGTGGATGACGACTTCGAGCACACGGAGCCCACCAGCATTCAGTACATGAGGCAGATCCTAGAGGGGATCCACTACGTCCATCACCAGAGCATCGTCCACCTGGACCTCAAACCCGAGAACATCGTCTGCGTCAGCACGAGCAGCCACTGGGTCAAAATCATCGACTTCGGCCTGGCACGGAGACTGG ATCCAAAGAGCCCCGTGAAGGTGATGCATGGCACCCCGGAGTTCATGGCCCCGGAAGTGATCGCCTTTGAGCCGGTGGGATTCACCACGGACATGTGGAGCATCGGCGTGATCTGCTACATCCT GCTGAGTGGGGactcccccttccaggggaacagTGACATGGAGACGCTGCACAACATCACGGCTGCCCAGTGGGAGTTTGACGAGGAGACCTTCTCAGAGATCTCCCAGGAGGCCAAGGACTTCATCAGCCAGCTACTGCAGAAAGACAGCAG CTGCCGGCTGCCCAGCGACCAGGCCCTCGCGCACCCCTGGCTGCAGAAGACTGAGCAGAGCGAGACGAAGGTTCTGTCCAAGGAGAGGATGAGGCGATTCCTGGCCCGCCAGAAGTGGCAG AAAACAGGCAACGCCGTGGTGGCCCTGCGGAGAATGTCCCGGCTGGCCCAAAAGCTGGATGATGTGGTGACCACCCCCAGTGCCCAGGAGAAGGGAG GTTTTCCCCACCCAGAGGTGACGTGGTTCTGGAACGATGCCCCTCTCCAGGAACGTCCTCGGCTCCCCATAGATGAGGAGGAGAATGGAAGCTGCTCCCTTGCCATTGCGAGGCTCTCGGTGGAGGACACGGGGCACTACGTGTGCAGGGCCACCAGTGCCGTAGGGGAGGCGGAATGCGGTGCCAGGCTGATGGTACAGAGAGGCAGCAACACGCAGACGCCAAATGCAGAGGAGGGCCCTGGAACTGACCAGCCGTGA